Proteins found in one Sporosarcina sp. FSL K6-3457 genomic segment:
- a CDS encoding uracil-DNA glycosylase, which translates to MFRIPESIAILGKERIAGFPVEGFIYGEGPQKPELMLIGEAPGEFELVDGIPFIGRAGKELMKSLATIGLTREDVYITSAVRSRPYRWGTKKERDGTATERKYNRPPTTKEILAHAPVLDYELANIEPKLIVTLGNIGLQRLLGRETKVTELHGQLLERPIQYLNELDDTTFNWTQKTYTIVPTFHPASIFYRPSHRPALDADWLAIGRMLKELK; encoded by the coding sequence ATGTTCCGTATTCCTGAGTCGATTGCGATCCTTGGTAAAGAACGGATTGCGGGTTTTCCGGTGGAGGGGTTTATTTATGGGGAAGGTCCGCAAAAGCCTGAGCTCATGCTGATTGGGGAAGCACCAGGTGAATTTGAGCTGGTGGATGGCATTCCGTTTATCGGCCGTGCTGGGAAGGAATTGATGAAGTCACTCGCAACGATAGGTCTGACACGTGAGGATGTCTATATTACAAGTGCAGTCCGTAGCAGACCATATAGATGGGGAACGAAGAAGGAACGCGATGGTACGGCGACGGAACGTAAATACAATCGACCGCCGACGACGAAAGAAATTTTGGCACATGCGCCCGTGCTCGATTATGAGTTGGCAAATATTGAGCCGAAGCTGATTGTCACGCTTGGTAATATTGGATTGCAGCGGTTACTGGGTAGAGAGACGAAGGTGACGGAACTGCATGGACAATTATTGGAGCGGCCCATCCAGTATTTGAATGAACTCGATGATACGACGTTTAATTGGACACAGAAAACATATACGATTGTGCCAACATTTCATCCGGCGTCTATTTTTTATAGGCCTTCACATAGACCTGCGTTGGATGCAGATTGGTTAGCGATTGGACGCATGTTGAAAGAGCTGAAATAA
- a CDS encoding DNA-3-methyladenine glycosylase gives MTIYIPIDKSFFQAPVLELAQSLLGQYIVHEQPDGLLVARIVETEAYHGPEDQAAHSFGNRRTKRTDVMFEEAGLVYTYRMHTHTLINVVSGRIGTPHAILIRAVEPIEGLEQMKENRGIHLKMKDWTNGPGKLTKALGITMDYYGHHWSEQPLFIAEGPGVGEIIAGPRVGIGNSGEAVDYPWRFYERDNPFVSKYRM, from the coding sequence ATGACGATATATATACCAATTGATAAATCCTTTTTTCAAGCACCTGTCTTAGAATTGGCACAAAGTCTGCTCGGGCAGTACATTGTCCACGAACAACCGGATGGATTGCTAGTGGCACGTATTGTCGAAACGGAGGCGTATCATGGGCCAGAGGATCAGGCGGCGCATAGTTTTGGCAATCGTCGTACGAAGCGCACGGATGTGATGTTTGAAGAGGCGGGATTGGTCTACACGTACAGAATGCATACACATACGCTTATCAATGTGGTTAGTGGTCGGATTGGAACGCCGCATGCGATTTTAATCCGTGCAGTCGAGCCGATTGAAGGACTTGAGCAGATGAAAGAAAATCGTGGTATTCATTTGAAAATGAAAGATTGGACGAATGGACCGGGGAAATTGACAAAAGCATTGGGGATTACGATGGATTATTACGGTCATCATTGGTCTGAACAACCGCTGTTCATTGCCGAAGGGCCTGGGGTAGGAGAGATCATTGCGGGTCCGCGTGTGGGAATTGGCAATTCAGGCGAGGCTGTCGATTATCCGTGGCGTTTTTATGAGAGGGATAATCCATTCGTGTCAAAATATCGTATGTAA